The region ACGGTCTATTTGACGAAGCTTTGGTTCACGAATCCCGCATTCCGAGTATTTGCCGAGAGCACGGGGGTAGGACTGGGTATACTGTAGACAGGATAGAGGGGAGCAAACTCGTTGATCCCAAAAGCATGGAGCTCTTCCTCGTTGATATTGCCGCGCTGCGTGTGCCGCGACTCCTCATAACTTGGAAGTGCTAGAATGCATGAAACCGGTGGTggttataaataattaacaatgtaattttaattggttaATGCGACTAATACAAAATGCCTTACTGCGTGAAACGATTGCTCTTATCATTTGTAATGTTAATAGCACCTTCTTATCGTATAAATGTAGAAACATTTGCTATTATCTTGAAAtcaatgaaaaatattattactctaaattgcattttccctTTCTGTTTTTACGCATTCTTGCATTAACTCAACGTACTGCACATACAATTTCATACGAAAATGGGTTTAGAAGATTTAGTGAGCCCCCAATTTGTATAAAACTCGGAGATATCATGAAAACTtcaaattatttgtttatgtaaCGCTTGTTTCTAAGATAAagtgaattttaatataaaaaacgcCAGATTCTGCActtcttttaaattatatttgatcCATAATTGCGATTTGATCAATAATTGCGCTGAACTTGCCTTTTGGCCATATTTTGACCATATCTACAGATAACTGCGTACTTAGTACCTTAAGTAAAGATTTGATAAGATTGCAACCAATCATTGCAGGTTCATTGGCACGTAGATGTCGGAAAGACATTTGTTCGCTTTGGTAATGTAAGACCATGATCTCACCTGAATCAGCTGGGCTGGGCGTCAAATCGCTGCGCACACTGCCGAGGGCGGTGACCATGGGGAGCTCGTCGGGAGGATCCCTTCTGGACTGCGGTCCCTCATAGTGGGCACTCCGCCGGGGAGGTTGTTGGACCACAATGCCTGGAACTGCCAGGGGAATCGTTCCAATAGTAACCGGCATGACCATCAGCTGCTGCTTCCGAAGACTCTTTACCAGAGCCTCCACCTCCAGTTGGTAGGCGATCTGGATGAGGTTGCTCAGCTCCACGCAAGTGGGCGGGGTAGATGGCACCGGCAGCTCGATGGTCAGGGAGCGGGTGCACTGCTTCAGCACCGAATCCCCCTTGGCCCGCGATATTATGATTCGTTCCACTCGGGAGTGCTCGGGACTCACGCTGTAGTACCGGACCAGCATTACGAGGGCGACTCGCAGTTCGGAGACGGCCACCGCAGTGTTGTTGACCACCACCACGGTCACCGGAATCTTCTGTCCGGGCACGTAGCCCGCTTGCGGCAGGTTCAGCTCCAATTTGAGAGGATCCGTCTTGCAGGGACCGCAGCAAAAGGTTCGGTAACCCTCGCTGTGGGCAGCCAACTGAGGTCATAGAAACAAAatgataatatatttaaaaagataaCACATGTCCggattaaatatataaccgcCATAAGTAAGTATTGTTGTTGCTTGAGTTATGGATGCTGGTTGTAAACCATGTCAGAGGGCTTCATACTTTAGATCAGATGTTTGTAGCAATAAGCTCAAGCATATTTACGTTTGGTATTattaatgtatatatttatatatacaatttcggttcaatatttacaattttgcaTTTAGGTGTAATTCTGATTGGTAAAAATCTGCGAGGGCATTTAAACTTTATCTTTGCCTTGAAGTAGCTTCTCTTCTCATTCCTAAAAGCATTCAATACTGTGACAATACAACAAATACGGTTTAAGACTTTAATAAAAGCATATTATTCGttcttatttataaagaaatattttagctGTTGTACGCAGTTAGCTCGAGATTGAAACTTACTCTTAGCTGGGGCGTGTCAAAGTTCAGGTCCAGCATCTTGAGAACCGTAAAGCCCTTTGTATAGGCCTGATCGTACTTCCACGGTCTGATGAGTAGGACCTTGACTATGTAGCGGATGCAGCCGTGGCGGCCCTCGAAGGACGAAGGACACTGGTAGGGCAGCTGGCAGGCGAAGTTGTAGTTGTGCACCCCAGCCTGAATGGTGTGTCTGTTGCTGTCTGTCCCAagataataacaattttatgaGTCCAAGCATCTCTCAGGTTCCGACATGCGCACTCACTTTGCTCGGACCCTAACAGATAAGTGTTGGATGCTAGGTAATCCTCACGGCCCGCATAGAGCTTTGACGATCCGAGACTCTTCTCGGTCCATTTGGTAATGGAATACCCCACCACCTTAAGTAGCACGGCTGAAAATGGGGGCAGAGAGTAAGTACGATACTGACACTATACTGGAGCATACATAATCAGCTATTAAAGTTGGGAGGTTCACAAGTGATTAATCCAATGGTAATCTTAACTGAGCTGTGTGTATACACTTTTACTTTAAACAATCACACTACTATAAACAATATTCGTTATATAACTAAAATCAAATACTAAATGAAATCTAAAAGGGTTCGAATGGTTGTGTTTGGAGGTATCGGAAACACTCTTCCTAATCTCGTATTAAAATAATTCCAACGCGACGTTGCTGTGTGTTGTTATCAATCAACTTCACACATTCCGCACCGAAGAATGTCCGCTAAAGTCAATGtcgtcataaaaatatataatttccaCATATACACACATGTCGTTATCgagaatatatttataacgCCGCGGCCATGTAGGCTAAATTCGAGCAATTACTGAACCTTTAGGGTTCGGTTTCGCATCATTTCGCACATGTCGCGACCCAGTACCTTGCACATCCTTGGATCTGTCGCACTTGAGGGTCACACAGCCGCTGACAAGCTGTCCCGCGTAGAAAGTACCGAGTCTATTATTATCGAAGCTGATCTCACACGTAAcgaccatttttattttcccagatTAAACGACCGAGCGTGCAAACTGCTAAAACCGATGGTTTGGGGCGACTAATTTAAGTACAAAACTTCTGGACTGCTTGCGGTGCGACCGCGTCGTTAGATAAGCGATAAGAACCCCAACTTGGGGCGGAAGGCGGAATCGGGTTTCTCCGGGAACGCCGTGGAATCGGACCCAAACTGTATAAGAGTCGATCAAAAGTGCCCTTGCGAGCTGTTCTGGTAGTTCGCTTTGGGGCACTATCTGAGTTGGCAACGTAGACCTTGGCCCTGGAGAAGTTGTGCCGCATTCAAGGGGTTTTGATAGGGGAACCGCTCATTACCATAGCAGAAGCATCTCGTTGGGAACAGAAAAATCTTGGAAGGCCACCAGAAACAATGATTACAGTTTGTAAAGCGCACATAGGAGTATCCAAGTTAAGGCAGTTCTCGGTTCCACCTTATAAGTAttctttaacatttttgtaggtttattataatattttgtacagCTTTTTCTGTGTTTGAAAAACATGCTTCGTCGTTCATTAATTTCTAgtagttttttctgttttcataGCCAAGTTCCCTTGTCCTTGTCCACATCCATGGCGGGATTCACAAAGGCTCTCTCTGCCATGTAGTTCTGCGTGTAATCCGCTGGCGGTGGGGCTGAGGGACTCGGAATGTCGAATACCGGATACAGTGGCTTGTAGGCACTGCCATCCAGGTCAAGAGTATTGGGCTGTACTGTCTCCGGGTCGTCTAAGTCGTCGGTAGGAGGGGCAGCCGTGCTTCGCATGTGGAGAGCCTCTTGGTAGTTGGGGGGAGctttaagtaaatatttgaGGTGTAATTATGAAATACAAGTGCACTCCATATGAACTCACGAATGGAATCGTCGACAGCCCAGGGGCTGGAAGCATTCGGAGGAGGAGCGGTGGCCACACTTCCACCAGCCAACCCATTTACATCAAGCGTCTGCCCGACCAAACCACGAGGTTGGATGGGCACGTGTTGGGCCAGGGGAACACTGCCAATGGTCACAGGAATGCTGACCACCTCGTTCTTGTGGCAGCCCTTCACCTTggcctccacctccacctggTAGGCTATCTGGATGATGCCGCACACGTTGAAGCAGGTGGGCGGAGTGGCCGGCACCCTGATCTCGTAGGTGAAGAGCTTCTTGCAGTTCCGCTGCACGGAGTCCCCTTTCAAGGTGTTGACCACCAACCGCTCGGAGGTGGTGTTGGGCATTGAAGGGGGCTTGCTGTGGTAGGTCACCAGCATCACGAACGACAAGAGTAGCTGCTCCACCGGGATGTGGCTGTCGTTGGTGACCAGCACGCTGAGGGGAACACTCTGGCCGGGCACAAACCCTGTCTGGGGAACGGTCAGCTGAAGGGTCAGCGGATCTGAGCGGCAGGGCCAGCAGCAGTAGGTCTTCGCGGTCTCACTGTGGGCGGGTACCTTAAATAAACGATTACAATTGCGTTCAAATATGTGCAAACAGATCTACACACTCACCCTCAGCAGCGGACTGTCGAAGTTGAGGTCCATAACCTTGAGCACCGTAAAGCAGCGCGTGTAGCTCTGGTTGAACTTCCAGGGTCTAACCAGGGTCACGTTGGTCATATAACGAACCCTTCCATTGGTTCCCTCGAAGGACGAAGGGCACTCGGTGGGGATCTGGCACACAAAGTTGTACGTGTGGATGCCAGCTTCAATGGAGACTTGACCTGCAGATGCTGATGTAGTTAGCGATAGCTCTTTAGGTGGGGTGGTCGCTATACGAACTGCTGAGATTGGATCCCACCAAAAAGGTTTTGGATGCAACGTAATCTTCTCGGCCGTAGAACGTGCTGCGTCTCCGCCTCCTGTCCCTTTCGATCCACCGCGTCTCCGCGTAGCCGGTTATGTTCAAGGTGATGGCTGCGGAGAAAAGCCTCAGCTGATAAACACGAGTTGGGTAAACATGGACGTAAACATTTATTCAAAGGGTagaatgtttatttttgttattttccaaatttcttTGCATAAGCGAATTTAGTATTGTTGCACTTAAAGTTTGACTgctttttataaacacaagAAATGCATTAAAGGCTGCAGTATAATGATCCAGTTTAAGAACCATATTTTATGTTcaaattgttgttgttcaaataaaagttgattatttttatttaccagcagcttttaaataaattaaattttttatttaaaagtactTCTGTATACCAAAAATCGGTACTAATATCGACACTTGCGGGAAAACCAAGCATTTATCTACCCATATTTCGTATCAATTAATGCGAAAACCAttgattgtttaaaaataatttaatcttATCGACCGCAAATATTTATCATCGATGCATCTGTGTACGTTCACCGAACACCTTTCTGTGGGCATTTGATTTTGCGCGTGTGGTTCCCTCACCATTATAAATAATGTGAGTCACTGTGCTCGATCTTCGCAAACCGTTTAACCGCACTTTAAAGTTCATCGATAAGATAAGCATGACTCACTACTGAAATGTCGCCGAATTGCCAAAGAATCCCAATCGAACTCCCTCACCTTTCACCAGCTTCACCTTGTCCAGTTTCAGCGTAACCCTGCCAGTCAGCACCTGGCCCCCGAAGTAGGTGCCGTGGGGGTTGTTATCGAAGTCGATTTCACAGGTAACAGCCATAATTGTAATGCACGCGTAATTGCGTCTTTATGGGCGATCCACCTCTGGTGCCAGTGCGAACACGActgatttgattttaatgcCAGTGTTCAGTTATTGACTCCCCAACTTCCGAGAACTCCGGACAGATTGGATTGGACGGCTTTCGGCGGAGCAGCTAGCGACATGCCCACTTGCCTGCCGGAAACGAACTGAGAATGAAACAAACACTGCGATGGCTCCTATTTGCGATGGCCAAGCCAACTTTTATCTTATCGCCTCCACAATTTTGAATTATACATTTCGCCAAATGCTGCAGACAGGCAACCAACAAGGCCTGTAGAACGGGAGAAAAGCAATTACTTCTTGGTTTGCAGGCTCAGGAAAGGGTTTCCAAACTATCAAATTTGAATTATGTTCCTCATCCCTCCTcacattttttcctttttctccGGGATTTCGGTGTCCACCTTTTTCTCACTTTGAGTTGGCATATTAAAAACAGGATACAGCGGCTTATAGGAGTTCCCTTCCACACTTTCCGAACTCTGCTGACCCTGGCTGGCCTTCAAAGGATCTGTGTAGGTATGCATGGCCTCAGCATAGCTAGGTGGCGCTATAAAGTATCACGATAATACAGCTTTTaaagaatacatttttataaaaggaACTTACGCAAGGAGGAACCCTCTGCCCAGGGATAGGGAGGGGCGGCTGGAGCACAAGCTCCATCGCCCTCGACCACAGACAAAGCCCTTTGCTCTGGAATCGGGGGGGCGGAGCAGTCTGGAACATATTGCACCATTTGCGGCGCTATCGGAACCCCACAGATAGTCACCGGCAGTACCAGGGTTCCGTTAATGTGCATGCCCTTCACCTTGGCCACAACCTCGATCTGGTATCCGATCTCTATAATGCGGCACAGGCGGAAACTGGAGGGCGGAGTGGAGGGAATCAGCAGCTGGAAGTCGTACATTTTCCGGGAGTTCCGCATGACGCCGTCTGCCTTCAGCTTGGCCACGGACTTGCGCTCATTATTTGTGTCGGACCTGCGGTCGCTGTAGTAGGTGATCATCATGGCCAGGCCCACTTTGACCTCGTGCACCCGGATTTTGCTTTCGTTTCCCACCAAAACGTTGACGGGCACTGTTTGTCCGGGCACGAAACCAGTCTGCGGCAGATTGAGCTCCAGGGTCAGCGGATCCGACCGGAAGGGCCAGACCCCGAACGTCTTCTCCGTCCTGGCCTGCACGGGAACCtaaggaaaataattttaaaatatttttaaacgttTATCtctataaaatatgttaactAAATGTTAAATAGTTGCTCTATATTACTGTCTGTCTGTAGGACATTATGTCACCGATGATGGTCATATGAGAGCTCTTATCATTAATTGTTTTGCTTAAAAGCCGGAAACACAAAATACTGAAAGCTTACAAAGAGTTTGAATATAatacagaaataaataaatatgccaTATTTTGTATAGCTTAAGGGTAAAATTTCAAAACCCACCTGAGAAACAGACTCATAGGTGCCTAAATCCATCACTTGAATTACTGTGAAGGCTCTTGAAAATACGCTGTCATATATCCAGGGCTGTGTTATATTGACATCCACCTTATAAAGTATACGCCCGTGCGAACCCTCGAACGACGAAGGACAGTTGATTGGAATCTGGGAGGCAAAATTGTACGATCTGGTTCCAGGCGCCAaacatatttctttaataattacaaataattaatacGTAATGCAAATCAAAACTTAAAAGCAAGTTAATCCGCTTACCGGGGCTTGTCTCGGAACCCAACAGAAAACATTTACTGGAAAGGTATTTCTCATAGCCATTGAACGATTCTGTAGTGGACTTATTGTTCATATCATTCTTGCTTTCGGTCCAATGGGTCTCGGCAAACCCTTTGACCTTAAGTTTAATTGCTGTGATGTGGAAATAAGTTAACACGTATTGTATACTTTTGCAGGGAGGAGGAAATCGCTTTGCACTTACCTTTAATTTGAATCTCTTTATCCGTACTCAAAGTCACTTGACCAGAAATCGTTTGGCCCGCATAGAATACTCCTTGAGTGTTGTTGTGAAAAAGAATTTGGCAAATTATTCCCATGGTTTTAAATTGAGGGGACCACACCGTAagttttgtattaattttcGGCTGTCGTTGAGCTGTTTCCCTTTTAATGGTCGCAATTTAAACTGAACAAAAAAGCTTCAATCCACTTCTTTTGTGCTATGGACACCTTTCGTTTGATTTATCTTATCGGTGAAATTACTTTTACATTGAATAGTTGATTTCCAGCCTGTGAATCACATTATCagtaataaaatgaaacagCTGATTGATggcttaaaacaaaaaattcccCTCTGTGAACTGAGTCTCTAGTGTTTCGAGAGAGCCACTCCACTCAActggaataaatatttttgctcaACTCTCAATTGCACTTGTTTCTGAGCTATAGCTTCGATAAGATAGGGATAGCCCCGACAAGTATTGATCATGGGGCATAAAAAGTTCCCACAGTGCGCGTTTGTCAATAAAACTAGGTATTGATTTAGtttgatttgttttaatttatttattttattactttttttaatctttataTTCTTTAAAGCCAAGTGCTTTTTTCTACCTCCTCATTGACATAGCCTCCTTCAGTCTTCATTTCATTGGGTCTGACAATGATTTCTTCCGTCTGATTTGACAGATCAAAGACGCCATATAAGGGTGCGAACGAAATGTCATCTCTTTTCTTCTCTTGTGATCCCTTACC is a window of Drosophila biarmipes strain raj3 chromosome 3R, RU_DBia_V1.1, whole genome shotgun sequence DNA encoding:
- the LOC108027034 gene encoding arrestin domain-containing protein 17 — protein: MVVTCEISFDNNRLGTFYAGQLVSGCVTLKCDRSKDVQAVLLKVVGYSITKWTEKSLGSSKLYAGREDYLASNTYLLGSEQNSNRHTIQAGVHNYNFACQLPYQCPSSFEGRHGCIRYIVKVLLIRPWKYDQAYTKGFTVLKMLDLNFDTPQLRLAAHSEGYRTFCCGPCKTDPLKLELNLPQAGYVPGQKIPVTVVVVNNTAVAVSELRVALVMLVRYYSVSPEHSRVERIIISRAKGDSVLKQCTRSLTIELPVPSTPPTCVELSNLIQIAYQLEVEALVKSLRKQQLMVMPVTIGTIPLAVPGIVVQQPPRRSAHYEGPQSRRDPPDELPMVTALGSVRSDLTPSPADSALPSYEESRHTQRGNINEEELHAFGINEFAPLYPVYSIPSPTPVLSANTRNAGFVNQSFVK
- the LOC108027452 gene encoding arrestin domain-containing protein 17 isoform X1; translated protein: MAVTCEIDFDNNPHGTYFGGQVLTGRVTLKLDKVKLVKAITLNITGYAETRWIERDRRRRRSTFYGREDYVASKTFLVGSNLSSQVSIEAGIHTYNFVCQIPTECPSSFEGTNGRVRYMTNVTLVRPWKFNQSYTRCFTVLKVMDLNFDSPLLRVPAHSETAKTYCCWPCRSDPLTLQLTVPQTGFVPGQSVPLSVLVTNDSHIPVEQLLLSFVMLVTYHSKPPSMPNTTSERLVVNTLKGDSVQRNCKKLFTYEIRVPATPPTCFNVCGIIQIAYQVEVEAKVKGCHKNEVVSIPVTIGSVPLAQHVPIQPRGLVGQTLDVNGLAGGSVATAPPPNASSPWAVDDSIPPPNYQEALHMRSTAAPPTDDLDDPETVQPNTLDLDGSAYKPLYPVFDIPSPSAPPPADYTQNYMAERAFVNPAMDVDKDKGTWL
- the LOC108027452 gene encoding arrestin domain-containing protein 3 isoform X2 is translated as MTNVTLVRPWKFNQSYTRCFTVLKVMDLNFDSPLLRVPAHSETAKTYCCWPCRSDPLTLQLTVPQTGFVPGQSVPLSVLVTNDSHIPVEQLLLSFVMLVTYHSKPPSMPNTTSERLVVNTLKGDSVQRNCKKLFTYEIRVPATPPTCFNVCGIIQIAYQVEVEAKVKGCHKNEVVSIPVTIGSVPLAQHVPIQPRGLVGQTLDVNGLAGGSVATAPPPNASSPWAVDDSIPPPNYQEALHMRSTAAPPTDDLDDPETVQPNTLDLDGSAYKPLYPVFDIPSPSAPPPADYTQNYMAERAFVNPAMDVDKDKGTWL
- the LOC108027453 gene encoding arrestin domain-containing protein 2, producing MGIICQILFHNNTQGVFYAGQTISGQVTLSTDKEIQIKAIKLKVKGFAETHWTESKNDMNNKSTTESFNGYEKYLSSKCFLLGSETSPEICLAPGTRSYNFASQIPINCPSSFEGSHGRILYKVDVNITQPWIYDSVFSRAFTVIQVMDLGTYESVSQVPVQARTEKTFGVWPFRSDPLTLELNLPQTGFVPGQTVPVNVLVGNESKIRVHEVKVGLAMMITYYSDRRSDTNNERKSVAKLKADGVMRNSRKMYDFQLLIPSTPPSSFRLCRIIEIGYQIEVVAKVKGMHINGTLVLPVTICGVPIAPQMVQYVPDCSAPPIPEQRALSVVEGDGACAPAAPPYPWAEGSSLPPPSYAEAMHTYTDPLKASQGQQSSESVEGNSYKPLYPVFNMPTQSEKKVDTEIPEKKEKM